From Kangiella sp. TOML190, one genomic window encodes:
- a CDS encoding MFS transporter produces the protein MATQFQLFKQKFFSSYFITQALGAFNDSTFKQALITLITYYSAGKIALEPQIMTNVAAGLFIVPFFLFSATAGQFAEKYEKSWLIRKIKLLEICIMLLAIAGIYFDNIYFLLLVLFLLGLQSTFFGPIKYSILPQHLKEEELVGGNGMVEMGTFIAILVGTIIGGALIGYNETGKIILSALIISVAIFGYLSSRRIPATPAVEPDLKINWNPVTQTWKTLKFTKKNRVVFLSILGISWFWFYGTVFLTQINTFAKVSLNGNAFTAILLLTAFSVGIGVGSALCEKLSGKRVELGLVPFGAIGMTWFALDLYFANPQVGFEGTLSPWQFLATDGAIRTLLDCTLVGVFAGFYIVPLYALVQERCERSYLSRVIAGNNIINSLFMVIAAIMSATLLMLGITVPELLFITGILNAIVAIYIFSLVPEFLMRFLVWILISTIYKVKAKGLENIPEEGPAVLVCNHVSYVDSLIIGGYIRRPVRFVMYYKIFQIPVLSFIFKTAKAIPIAGKTENQTLLNKSMYEIAEALDAGELVCIFPEGKLTSDGEMNEFKSGIEKIMEASPVPVVPMALQGLWHSLFSRKKVNKFTDRLKRLRTSVGLVVAKPIPPEAVSKEKLHQLVSELRDDQA, from the coding sequence ATGGCCACTCAATTTCAGCTCTTCAAACAAAAATTCTTTTCTTCTTATTTTATTACTCAAGCATTGGGCGCATTCAATGACAGCACCTTTAAGCAAGCATTGATCACCTTGATCACCTATTATTCTGCGGGGAAAATCGCGCTAGAGCCACAAATTATGACCAACGTTGCTGCGGGACTCTTTATCGTTCCTTTCTTCTTATTCTCAGCTACTGCAGGTCAATTCGCCGAAAAATATGAAAAATCTTGGTTGATCCGAAAAATTAAATTGCTTGAGATCTGCATAATGTTGTTAGCCATCGCTGGTATTTACTTTGATAATATTTATTTCTTACTGCTGGTGTTGTTTTTGTTAGGACTGCAGTCCACCTTTTTTGGCCCCATCAAATACTCCATTTTGCCACAACACCTAAAAGAAGAAGAGCTAGTCGGTGGCAACGGTATGGTAGAAATGGGCACCTTTATCGCCATCCTAGTTGGCACCATTATTGGAGGCGCCCTAATCGGCTACAATGAAACTGGAAAAATCATCTTATCCGCATTGATCATCTCAGTTGCCATCTTCGGCTACTTATCCAGTCGTCGGATCCCAGCAACACCTGCAGTCGAACCCGATTTAAAAATCAATTGGAATCCCGTCACCCAAACTTGGAAAACTCTAAAATTCACCAAAAAAAATCGGGTAGTTTTCTTATCCATTTTGGGTATTTCGTGGTTTTGGTTCTACGGCACTGTTTTTCTCACTCAGATCAATACTTTCGCCAAAGTCAGTCTTAATGGAAATGCTTTTACTGCGATACTACTTTTAACGGCCTTCTCCGTTGGTATTGGCGTTGGTTCAGCTTTGTGTGAAAAACTGTCTGGAAAGAGAGTGGAGTTAGGCTTAGTACCTTTTGGTGCCATTGGTATGACTTGGTTTGCTCTTGATCTTTACTTTGCCAATCCGCAAGTGGGCTTCGAAGGCACACTAAGTCCTTGGCAGTTTTTAGCCACCGACGGTGCTATTCGCACCCTACTCGACTGTACATTAGTTGGTGTTTTTGCAGGTTTTTATATAGTGCCGCTTTATGCCTTAGTTCAAGAGCGCTGTGAACGAAGTTATCTTTCGCGCGTTATCGCTGGCAATAACATCATCAACTCCTTATTTATGGTTATTGCAGCGATCATGTCAGCGACATTATTAATGCTGGGCATCACGGTTCCTGAATTATTGTTTATTACCGGTATTTTAAATGCCATCGTTGCTATTTATATTTTCTCATTGGTGCCAGAGTTTTTAATGCGTTTTTTGGTTTGGATTTTGATCAGCACTATTTATAAAGTTAAAGCTAAAGGACTGGAAAATATTCCTGAAGAAGGGCCTGCGGTACTGGTGTGTAATCACGTCAGCTATGTGGACTCGCTGATTATCGGTGGCTACATTAGACGGCCCGTTCGGTTTGTGATGTACTATAAAATCTTCCAAATCCCCGTATTAAGCTTTATTTTTAAAACCGCTAAGGCCATTCCGATTGCTGGCAAGACGGAAAACCAAACATTGCTGAATAAATCCATGTACGAAATTGCTGAAGCGCTAGATGCTGGTGAGTTGGTTTGTATTTTCCCAGAGGGTAAATTAACCAGCGACGGCGAAATGAATGAATTTAAATCCGGAATCGAAAAGATTATGGAGGCCTCGCCGGTGCCAGTAGTGCCAATGGCTCTACAAGGCTTGTGGCATAGTTTATTCAGCCGCAAAAAGGTCAATAAGTTTACTGACCGACTAAAACGCTTACGCACTTCGGTGGGGCTTGTTGTTGCAAAACCGATCCCACCTGAAGCGGTAAGCAAAGAAAAATTACATCAATTAGTTAGCGAATTAAGGGACGATCAAGCTTAG
- a CDS encoding TatD family hydrolase, translating to MTKPVFFIDIGVNLTNSRFDKDRDQLIQAAIQAGVHYQVVTGTNAQESQAAFTLTQQYPQLFATAGCHPHDAARMNSVDLERIKTLLQQEKVVAVGECGLDFNRDFSPRDIQQHVFRQQIELACELKKPLFLHERDATDTMLAILDDYQQQLPNAVIHCFTGSEQALDAYLERGLWIGITGWICDERRGQELAQIVSRIPDDRLLIETDAPYLIPRDLKPKPKSNRNLPQYLPHIAKRIAELRQQSWKQIATMSSQNACNLFNLKLTPEAQP from the coding sequence ATGACAAAACCAGTCTTTTTTATAGACATTGGAGTCAACCTGACCAATTCCAGATTCGACAAAGATCGCGATCAGCTGATTCAAGCTGCTATCCAAGCAGGCGTTCACTACCAAGTCGTCACTGGAACTAACGCTCAAGAAAGTCAGGCAGCATTTACCTTAACTCAACAATACCCGCAACTTTTTGCGACAGCAGGTTGCCATCCACATGACGCAGCGCGAATGAACTCAGTAGATTTAGAGCGAATAAAAACCTTATTGCAACAAGAAAAAGTCGTTGCTGTAGGTGAGTGTGGGTTAGATTTTAATAGAGATTTTTCACCACGCGATATTCAACAACACGTTTTTCGGCAGCAAATCGAATTAGCCTGTGAGCTGAAGAAGCCCTTATTTTTACATGAACGTGACGCCACCGATACTATGCTAGCAATCCTTGATGACTATCAACAACAACTTCCTAACGCGGTCATTCATTGCTTTACCGGCTCCGAGCAAGCTTTAGATGCATATTTAGAACGTGGCCTTTGGATTGGCATCACCGGTTGGATTTGCGATGAACGCCGCGGGCAAGAGCTTGCACAAATAGTATCCCGTATTCCTGATGATCGTTTGCTGATTGAAACCGATGCACCCTATTTAATTCCGCGCGATCTTAAACCGAAACCTAAATCCAACCGTAATTTGCCACAATATTTGCCACACATTGCTAAGCGTATCGCTGAGCTACGACAGCAATCTTGGAAACAAATTGCGACTATGTCCTCCCAAAATGCTTGCAACCTTTTTAATTTAAAACTGACTCCAGAAGCTCAACCGTAG
- a CDS encoding AI-2E family transporter yields the protein MGQPVQVSRSTNVLLAIAATFIIIAGMKAASSFIVPVILSIFVSIILGPLYFFFASSKIPFTKKEIPDWLAIILVVLIAGFFFFLVGKLVGNSVQEFSNKLPQYQQALVNKLTGVIEGLKKLGLPIPESGISENFSPGMIMNISTSVLNGLGSLLSNTFLIVFTSIFLLMEASVFSDKLRRAFPGSELGDSKAQSGTSQVVEKIKRYATIKSIVSLMTGAFISSWLWFFDVEYPFLWGLVAFMFNFIPNIGSIIAAVPAVILAWLTSDSITTPILVAVGYLLVNFIIGNIVEPKFMGKGLGLSTLVVFLSLLFWGWVLGPVGMLLSVPLTIIVKIILDANDETQWIGIMLGDK from the coding sequence ATGGGGCAGCCAGTGCAAGTCAGTCGATCAACCAACGTGTTGTTAGCAATAGCAGCAACTTTTATTATCATCGCAGGTATGAAGGCAGCGAGCAGTTTTATTGTGCCGGTGATCTTGTCAATTTTTGTTTCTATTATTCTAGGACCTTTGTATTTCTTTTTTGCTAGCAGCAAAATCCCTTTCACCAAAAAAGAAATCCCGGATTGGTTGGCGATAATTTTGGTGGTATTAATTGCGGGTTTCTTTTTCTTCTTGGTCGGTAAGTTAGTAGGCAATTCGGTACAAGAGTTTTCCAACAAGTTGCCGCAATATCAGCAGGCGTTAGTTAATAAATTAACGGGTGTTATCGAAGGGCTGAAAAAGTTAGGGCTGCCAATTCCTGAAAGTGGTATTTCAGAAAACTTTTCGCCGGGTATGATTATGAATATCTCTACTTCGGTGTTGAATGGTTTGGGTAGTTTATTAAGCAATACGTTTTTGATTGTCTTCACATCAATTTTTCTACTGATGGAAGCTAGTGTTTTTTCTGACAAGTTGCGTAGAGCTTTTCCCGGCAGCGAGCTGGGCGACAGCAAAGCACAAAGTGGTACCAGTCAGGTAGTGGAGAAGATTAAGCGTTATGCCACCATCAAGTCTATTGTCAGCTTAATGACCGGCGCCTTTATTTCTTCTTGGCTCTGGTTCTTTGATGTGGAATATCCTTTTTTATGGGGGCTAGTAGCCTTTATGTTTAACTTTATTCCCAATATCGGTTCTATCATTGCAGCGGTACCGGCGGTGATTCTGGCTTGGTTGACTTCAGACTCCATCACTACCCCGATTTTAGTAGCGGTAGGCTATTTGCTGGTGAACTTTATCATCGGCAACATTGTCGAGCCAAAGTTTATGGGTAAAGGCTTGGGGCTATCAACGTTAGTAGTATTTTTGTCTTTATTATTCTGGGGTTGGGTATTAGGGCCTGTGGGGATGCTGCTTTCAGTACCCTTAACCATCATTGTAAAAATTATTTTAGATGCTAATGATGAAACCCAGTGGATTGGTATTATGCTCGGGGATAAATAG
- a CDS encoding efflux transporter outer membrane subunit — protein sequence MKSKYTSFKLTAVCSALFLSGCISLAPDYERSALPVAESLADNGQPASADAVELKAWDQFFTDQNAQRLINIALENNRNLRVAAANVAIARARYQISYDDFFPAIGAQVSQSSQQNSINVEGNENISRLSSANIGFTAYELDFFGKIRSLKDAALADYFSTEEAKRSTQLSLISETANAYYDWLFALKSYELAEQTLISRDKSLDLIERRKTVGIASNLDLAQAQASRASVAAQKAQLKQVLTSRKANLELLIGAPMGSLNLNPKLTNDFQLQLDIPDELDSRVLLNRPDVLSAEQSLIAANANIGAARAAYFPSIRLGGSIGFSSLEFDDLFDGDSDTWSFVPSINIPIFNNDLDSNLEIAKAQKEALLAIYEQTIQLAFAETYQQMENGKTLVEEISANKDLVKAQSLRLDLADQKYNAGLASYIEVLNSQQELFAAQQALLESERKRLAATIGLYRALGGGDERPIILSAQAVQQVEDQLEGKEQDDN from the coding sequence ATGAAGAGTAAATATACTAGTTTTAAGCTTACGGCAGTCTGCTCCGCTTTGTTCTTATCAGGCTGTATCAGTCTTGCCCCTGATTATGAACGGTCAGCTTTACCAGTGGCCGAATCGCTGGCCGATAATGGTCAGCCTGCTTCAGCTGATGCGGTTGAACTCAAAGCATGGGATCAATTTTTTACCGATCAAAATGCTCAGCGCTTAATTAATATTGCCTTGGAAAATAACCGTAACTTAAGAGTCGCCGCGGCCAACGTTGCCATTGCGCGCGCACGCTACCAAATTAGTTATGACGACTTTTTCCCAGCCATTGGCGCTCAAGTAAGCCAATCCTCTCAGCAAAACTCTATCAATGTTGAAGGTAACGAAAATATTAGCCGTTTATCTTCCGCCAACATTGGTTTTACTGCTTATGAGCTCGATTTTTTTGGCAAAATTCGTTCGTTAAAAGACGCAGCTTTAGCCGATTACTTCTCGACTGAAGAAGCTAAGAGATCGACCCAGCTGAGCTTAATTTCTGAAACCGCCAATGCTTACTATGATTGGCTATTTGCGTTAAAAAGCTATGAGTTGGCCGAGCAAACCTTAATCAGTCGTGACAAAAGCCTCGACTTGATCGAGCGCCGTAAAACGGTAGGGATTGCGAGTAATTTAGATTTAGCGCAAGCACAAGCATCTCGAGCCTCGGTAGCGGCTCAAAAAGCCCAACTTAAGCAGGTATTAACCTCAAGAAAAGCCAACCTTGAACTGTTGATAGGGGCGCCGATGGGTAGTTTAAATTTGAATCCTAAGCTTACCAATGACTTTCAGCTCCAACTAGATATTCCAGACGAATTGGACTCACGAGTACTGCTGAATCGTCCTGATGTACTCTCCGCTGAACAGTCCTTGATTGCTGCTAACGCCAACATTGGCGCTGCCCGAGCGGCTTATTTCCCATCCATCCGGCTTGGTGGCAGTATCGGTTTCTCAAGTTTGGAATTTGACGATTTATTTGATGGTGATTCGGATACTTGGAGCTTTGTGCCTTCCATCAATATTCCGATTTTCAACAATGATCTAGACTCCAATCTGGAAATTGCGAAAGCACAAAAAGAAGCCTTGTTGGCCATTTACGAACAAACCATCCAACTTGCCTTTGCCGAAACTTATCAGCAAATGGAAAATGGCAAAACTTTAGTTGAAGAGATTTCTGCCAATAAAGATCTGGTTAAAGCACAGAGTCTGCGCTTAGATCTTGCCGATCAAAAATACAACGCAGGCTTAGCCAGTTATATCGAAGTACTCAACTCACAACAAGAATTGTTTGCCGCACAACAAGCGCTACTCGAATCCGAACGTAAGCGACTCGCCGCAACCATAGGTCTCTACCGAGCACTCGGTGGTGGCGATGAGCGGCCGATTATCTTAAGCGCACAAGCGGTGCAACAAGTTGAAGATCAACTGGAAGGAAAAGAGCAAGACGATAATTAA
- a CDS encoding multidrug efflux RND transporter permease subunit codes for MAQFFINRPIFAWVIAALIMLAGFLSLQTLPVSAYPNIAPPQVTVSAFYPGASAQVLEDTVTSLIEDEMNGIDGLKYVKSESLRTGNATISLIFETGTDIDIAAVDVQNRIKRVEARLPDSVRTQGVEIDKTRPDFLMVVALYSPNGTHDRTDLGDFMDRAIVNDIRRVKGVGTVQVFGSKYAMRMWLDQKKMTSYGITPDEVLVAIQQQNAQLATGELGSLPSKGEQQINATVLVPSRLSEVDEFANIILRSSTEGALVRMKDIAYVERGASTYATSGFLNGQEAAAYAVKLTNDGNALETAELIKEKMTELESIFPDDVEWVMPYDTSIFVEVSIEEVFHTLLEAIVLVTIVMFVFLQSWRATIVPVIVVPISLIGTCIGLALFGFSINQLTMFAMVLVIGIVVDDAILVIENTERIMEEEGLGAYEATKKAMHQISGAVIGVTLALISVFIPMAFFSGTVGKIYQQFSLTIVVSVSFSAFLALSLTPAIAQGLLKAKKEGHDDSNPFFRWFNNSFSKMTGSYMGVAKRCFSKKGITVVMLAFVGICALVGLRFSQMPTGFLPSEDQGFALTSVLMPSGATEARTKEVTDKIDKWVREQPEVERIITVIGFSFFGQGQNTAISFVNFKPWDERADMRDADEFVADAAKEFQKYQEGAAFAFNLPPIPGLGNSNGFDFHLKDTSFQGLQTLYSGSAKIIGLATESGKFATIRPDTMPPAPVLTVSVDRVKARSLGVDIGNLNTTLQVALGSVYVNDYVESGKVHEVWVQANEETRSTPYEILRMQVRNNLGETVELAEIATAEWSEGPSKLTRYNGISSIPLTGEGVPGTSSGEIMNLMEEYTEQLPKGMSYEWSGQSLEEKIAGNQTAMLFSLSILVVFLVLAALYESWSLPVSVMLVVPLGVLGCILAMDLRGLPNDIYFKVGLITIIGLAAKNAIMIVEFARDQELEGKKPLEATIEACRLRFRPILMTSLAFTMGVVPLMISSGAGSASRNAIGTGVFGGMITATCLAIFFVPVFYLLMRKIFPSKLKNLESES; via the coding sequence ATGGCACAGTTTTTTATTAATCGTCCGATTTTTGCTTGGGTTATCGCCGCCCTCATCATGTTGGCAGGTTTTTTATCGTTACAAACCCTGCCCGTGTCGGCTTACCCAAACATTGCTCCACCGCAAGTAACCGTTAGTGCTTTCTATCCTGGTGCATCAGCACAGGTTTTAGAAGATACCGTGACCTCGCTGATTGAAGATGAGATGAACGGTATTGATGGTTTAAAGTACGTTAAATCTGAAAGCTTACGTACTGGTAATGCCACCATTTCTTTAATTTTCGAAACGGGTACTGATATCGACATTGCCGCGGTTGATGTACAAAACCGTATCAAACGAGTGGAAGCTCGACTGCCCGACTCGGTTAGAACTCAAGGGGTGGAAATTGACAAAACCCGCCCTGACTTCCTGATGGTTGTCGCTTTGTATTCTCCTAATGGTACTCACGATCGTACTGACTTGGGCGACTTCATGGATCGAGCCATTGTTAACGACATTCGTCGTGTTAAAGGGGTGGGTACGGTTCAGGTCTTTGGCTCAAAGTATGCCATGCGGATGTGGCTTGATCAGAAAAAAATGACCTCCTACGGCATCACTCCTGATGAAGTTTTAGTCGCCATTCAACAACAAAATGCTCAGTTAGCTACTGGTGAGCTCGGTTCGCTACCGTCCAAAGGAGAACAACAAATTAACGCAACCGTATTAGTACCTTCTCGGTTGTCCGAAGTTGATGAATTTGCCAACATTATTTTGCGCTCAAGCACCGAAGGCGCTTTAGTGCGGATGAAAGACATTGCCTACGTTGAGCGTGGTGCCAGCACTTACGCCACCAGCGGATTTTTGAATGGGCAAGAAGCTGCAGCTTATGCGGTTAAGCTTACCAACGATGGTAATGCGCTTGAAACTGCTGAGCTGATTAAAGAAAAAATGACCGAACTTGAGTCGATTTTCCCTGACGATGTGGAGTGGGTTATGCCTTACGATACTTCAATTTTCGTTGAAGTATCGATTGAAGAAGTGTTCCACACGTTGCTCGAAGCTATCGTGCTGGTGACTATCGTTATGTTCGTGTTCCTGCAAAGCTGGCGCGCCACCATTGTTCCGGTCATCGTAGTACCTATTTCCTTGATCGGTACCTGTATAGGACTCGCTTTATTCGGTTTCTCTATTAATCAGTTAACCATGTTCGCGATGGTACTGGTGATTGGTATCGTGGTTGATGATGCGATTCTAGTTATCGAAAATACCGAGCGGATCATGGAAGAAGAAGGCCTTGGCGCTTATGAAGCTACGAAAAAAGCCATGCACCAAATCTCCGGCGCGGTCATCGGGGTTACTCTGGCGCTGATTTCGGTATTTATTCCAATGGCGTTTTTCAGCGGAACGGTCGGTAAAATTTACCAACAGTTTTCATTGACCATTGTAGTCTCGGTTTCTTTCTCCGCATTTTTAGCACTATCGCTAACCCCGGCTATCGCGCAAGGTTTATTGAAAGCCAAGAAAGAAGGACACGATGATTCAAATCCTTTCTTTAGATGGTTTAACAATAGCTTCAGTAAAATGACCGGCAGCTACATGGGAGTTGCCAAGCGCTGCTTTAGCAAAAAAGGGATTACCGTTGTGATGCTCGCCTTTGTAGGTATTTGTGCCTTAGTCGGACTCCGTTTTTCCCAAATGCCAACAGGTTTCTTACCCTCAGAAGATCAGGGCTTTGCGCTAACCTCTGTGTTAATGCCATCTGGCGCAACTGAAGCTCGTACCAAAGAAGTTACCGATAAAATCGATAAGTGGGTCAGAGAGCAACCAGAAGTAGAGCGGATCATTACGGTTATCGGCTTTAGCTTCTTCGGTCAGGGACAAAATACCGCCATTTCATTCGTGAACTTCAAACCGTGGGATGAGCGTGCAGACATGCGTGACGCCGACGAGTTTGTCGCGGATGCGGCTAAAGAGTTCCAAAAATACCAAGAAGGTGCAGCTTTTGCCTTCAACCTGCCGCCAATCCCGGGTCTAGGTAACAGTAACGGTTTTGATTTCCACCTAAAAGATACGTCTTTCCAAGGTCTACAAACGCTGTACAGCGGTTCAGCGAAAATCATTGGTTTAGCTACCGAGTCAGGGAAGTTCGCGACTATTCGTCCCGATACCATGCCCCCTGCTCCGGTTCTGACGGTTTCAGTTGATCGGGTTAAAGCTCGCTCTTTAGGCGTGGATATCGGCAACTTGAACACCACCTTGCAAGTGGCTTTGGGCTCAGTCTATGTTAACGACTATGTTGAAAGCGGCAAAGTGCATGAAGTTTGGGTGCAGGCGAATGAAGAAACTCGCTCCACACCTTATGAGATCTTGCGCATGCAGGTTCGTAATAACCTTGGTGAAACGGTTGAATTGGCTGAAATTGCTACTGCCGAATGGTCGGAAGGCCCTTCCAAGCTAACCCGATACAACGGTATTTCGTCAATCCCGCTAACGGGTGAAGGTGTGCCTGGAACCAGCTCCGGTGAAATCATGAACTTGATGGAAGAATACACCGAGCAATTGCCTAAAGGCATGAGCTATGAATGGTCAGGACAATCGTTAGAGGAAAAAATTGCAGGTAACCAAACGGCCATGCTGTTTAGCCTCTCGATCTTGGTAGTGTTCTTAGTTTTGGCGGCCTTATACGAAAGTTGGTCTTTACCAGTTTCGGTAATGTTGGTAGTGCCACTAGGGGTCTTAGGCTGTATTTTAGCCATGGATCTGCGCGGCTTACCAAACGATATCTACTTTAAAGTGGGCTTGATTACGATTATTGGCTTGGCGGCTAAAAATGCCATCATGATTGTCGAGTTTGCTCGCGATCAAGAGCTCGAGGGTAAGAAACCTTTAGAAGCAACCATCGAAGCCTGTCGTCTACGTTTCCGTCCAATTTTAATGACCTCGTTAGCCTTTACCATGGGCGTGGTACCTTTGATGATATCCAGCGGTGCCGGCTCGGCTAGTCGAAACGCAATCGGCACGGGCGTGTTCGGTGGCATGATTACCGCAACCTGCTTAGCCATATTCTTCGTACCAGTATTCTACTTACTGATGCGAAAAATATTCCCCAGCAAGCTTAAAAACTTAGAATCAGAATCTTAG
- a CDS encoding efflux RND transporter periplasmic adaptor subunit, which translates to MNKTFISIIATFALGVLHTGIVLAAEDEQSQKSAPVPVQTYKVTSSAATFSQDLPGRVVAYRTSEVRARVDGIIEKRIFTEGQDVVEGEKLFQIDDRTLKALVSAAKADVSNAIAVRKLSRQTLDRYKTLLDQGAVSRQEYDTYAAQNEQSAAAVQQARARLRTAEIDLDYATVTAPISGRIGRALVTEGALVRGAASTHLATIEQIDKVYIDFTRSNADINKLRQIMSSNKEVKGASSDVVKVFYDDGTPFGKDGRLEFASIRVDAETGSVLLRAIVENPAKELLPGMYVRVKLPVAESENLLQVPQRAVQVTAQGAAVKIIKNGKLELLPVELGPMLEQNWIIKSGISEGQEVIVSDTQMLRPGTAVKADNSQK; encoded by the coding sequence ATGAATAAAACATTTATTTCAATTATCGCCACGTTTGCGCTGGGCGTACTTCACACTGGGATTGTGCTTGCCGCTGAAGATGAACAGAGCCAAAAGTCCGCTCCGGTGCCGGTTCAGACTTACAAGGTGACCTCAAGTGCTGCAACTTTCTCGCAAGACTTGCCTGGCAGGGTCGTTGCCTATCGAACCTCTGAGGTGCGTGCCCGTGTTGATGGAATCATTGAAAAACGTATTTTCACTGAAGGGCAAGACGTGGTAGAAGGCGAGAAGCTGTTTCAAATTGATGATCGTACGCTAAAAGCCCTAGTTTCCGCGGCAAAAGCTGATGTTAGCAACGCCATTGCGGTGCGCAAACTGAGCCGACAAACCTTAGATCGTTACAAAACATTACTCGATCAAGGTGCTGTTAGTCGTCAAGAATACGATACCTATGCTGCTCAAAACGAGCAATCAGCAGCCGCGGTTCAACAAGCCAGAGCGCGCTTGAGAACGGCAGAAATTGATTTAGATTATGCCACGGTCACTGCGCCAATTTCCGGTCGCATAGGTCGTGCCTTGGTCACCGAAGGTGCTTTGGTTCGAGGCGCAGCTTCGACCCATTTAGCCACCATCGAGCAGATTGATAAAGTCTACATCGACTTTACTCGCTCCAATGCTGACATTAATAAGTTACGCCAAATCATGTCGAGCAACAAAGAGGTTAAAGGCGCTTCCAGCGATGTGGTTAAAGTCTTTTATGATGATGGAACCCCTTTTGGAAAAGATGGCCGCTTAGAATTTGCCAGTATTCGGGTAGATGCCGAAACTGGTTCGGTGTTGCTAAGAGCCATAGTGGAGAATCCCGCAAAAGAATTGCTGCCGGGTATGTATGTACGAGTGAAGTTACCAGTTGCTGAATCTGAGAATTTATTGCAAGTACCACAAAGAGCCGTTCAAGTAACCGCCCAAGGTGCTGCAGTAAAAATCATTAAAAATGGCAAACTGGAATTACTGCCTGTCGAGCTTGGTCCTATGCTTGAGCAAAACTGGATCATCAAAAGCGGCATCAGCGAAGGACAAGAAGTTATTGTTAGTGATACGCAAATGCTGCGCCCAGGAACCGCTGTAAAGGCCGACAACTCACAGAAATAA
- a CDS encoding TetR/AcrR family transcriptional regulator, with protein sequence MSKQQIIIDTALRLFVERGIQSTSMSLLAKEANIAAGSIYNYFESKKELINELFIYAKSLELDYIAKHYDKSKPIKQRFRHLYGCSIDYMLGNQLPFKFFENYHFSPIITDESHEQLKELFTDLIEFYEDAKEMGMVKPLDPKMLHLQAYGGIARMIHWIIRHNHPFHQSDTEQILDIAWDAIAMPSESESFKG encoded by the coding sequence ATGAGTAAGCAGCAAATTATTATTGATACCGCTTTACGGCTGTTCGTTGAGAGAGGGATCCAATCCACCTCAATGTCGTTGCTGGCCAAAGAAGCGAACATTGCTGCTGGAAGTATCTATAACTACTTCGAAAGTAAAAAAGAACTGATTAATGAATTATTTATTTACGCTAAATCACTTGAACTTGATTACATCGCAAAGCATTATGATAAGAGTAAGCCGATCAAACAACGATTTCGTCACCTTTATGGCTGTTCGATTGACTATATGCTCGGCAATCAGTTGCCCTTTAAATTCTTCGAGAATTATCACTTTTCACCGATAATTACCGACGAATCGCATGAGCAACTCAAGGAACTCTTTACGGACTTGATCGAATTTTATGAGGATGCGAAGGAAATGGGAATGGTAAAACCGCTTGACCCTAAAATGCTACACCTGCAAGCCTACGGTGGTATTGCTCGCATGATCCACTGGATAATACGCCACAACCATCCCTTCCATCAGTCTGATACAGAGCAAATTCTTGATATTGCATGGGATGCCATCGCGATGCCATCTGAATCTGAAAGCTTTAAAGGATAA
- a CDS encoding HdeD family acid-resistance protein yields the protein MDQVEALVGKKLQAKQTWLLVAGILAILGGVITLFHPVLTTLSLGLVLGSLLIIIGASDLVGAFRPNFSLWVFLIGLVTFLAGLALVLNPRLSIASILTILIIYLWFRAASELLFALRVRPLAGWGWIMFSGIVTLVLAILVTFNAFELGTLYIGFVIGFQLLLFGVSLLIIRSMVKKAG from the coding sequence ATGGATCAGGTAGAAGCATTGGTAGGAAAAAAGCTACAAGCGAAACAAACTTGGCTGCTAGTTGCGGGTATTTTGGCGATATTGGGTGGGGTTATTACGCTATTTCATCCGGTCTTGACGACCCTATCCTTGGGCTTGGTACTAGGTAGCTTACTCATCATTATTGGCGCGAGTGATTTAGTTGGAGCTTTTAGACCCAACTTTAGTCTTTGGGTGTTCTTGATTGGGCTGGTGACTTTCCTTGCTGGATTGGCTTTGGTGCTAAATCCTAGGCTCAGCATTGCCAGCATCCTCACTATTTTAATTATTTACTTGTGGTTTCGTGCGGCTTCGGAGCTGCTGTTCGCCTTACGCGTAAGGCCTTTAGCTGGTTGGGGCTGGATAATGTTTAGCGGCATCGTAACCTTGGTTTTGGCGATATTAGTCACCTTTAATGCCTTTGAGCTTGGAACCCTTTATATTGGCTTTGTGATTGGATTCCAGCTGTTACTGTTTGGAGTTTCGTTACTGATTATTCGTTCGATGGTTAAAAAGGCAGGCTGA